AGTGTCATTGCTACGTGACACAATATGAATTTGACATGtgacatttatattttatttttttaaaaatataaaaaataaaaaaaaaacaggaacTCACATGTGACATCTCTTTTACGAAACTAGCAAGAATGacataatttctttaatttttataaaataggaacccaattaagaaaaaataactaaGAATCTAATTGAGACTTCTCAACAAAATCAAgaacctaaaaaatattaaatctttatttatttattatgtatgtaTATTCTATTTCtctttataattgattttttttttatagatattatGGACCCTTTCTCACCTCAACTTTAACTTAATGATGTACGGGAGAGAGGCTGGGGCGAGGCAAACCAAACCCTAATGGGAATGGTTATAAAGATGCAATTTTTGGTCTAAACGAGGTTCGTGTGCGAGAATGATGAATAGAATTGAAGACTGGAGTATTGTCATCACCTACCTGCGCCATGTGCTAATACCATTGGAAAACATTATACCCTTATAAATACGCCACATTTGATTTAATATCTCCTCATTCTTCATTTAACATTTATtgtaatacaaaaaaatatcaatcttttaataaaaaggtTATAATTTACTGGCAAAGggattatatatatgtatatatattatcttcaaGAATACAATAACTATTGCCGCATTGTGTAATTTTGCTTGTACATAAGACATAGAAAATACTTAAaccttacaaaataaaataactataattttCAAGATTCCCATATAAATTTAGCTAGAAAAGTAACAAGGTTTGTGAACTGTTTAAATTCGTCATCGGATCATTAAatcataatgaaataaatatgtgttcaaaccaaaaatataatccatttacaattaaataaaatttacaatttaatttatatataaattattggaTGCGATAATTTGAGAGCAAGAGAAttgtagaaaaaagaaaaagagtggaATAGTAAAAAGGAAAAGGGGTGAATATATTTGACTTTGACCAGAGtgaacaaaattttacaatGTAATCAGAAGCATGGAAGAGGTACCCACCGATCTCTGACACGTCATTATCAATCACGTGATGATTGGTGGGTGCGGCGGTGGCTGTGGAAGTGTTCACAGGGTATTATGTGTATAAGTGTGTGAGTCAGTCACACGTGTTGTTCATGTGCTCTTAACCTTTTTTGTGCAGTTGTGAAGTGTAGCAAGCAACTTCatcctttctttctctctctggaACGCAAAatcctctctttctctctctccaaAACGCAACTTCGGTAGCCAATTGTCTGCGGAAAATGTCGgggaagagaaagaggaagtTGAAATTGTAACTTCTGTTCATCCTTACTCCCAATTTGAACTTTGCATCTCTGTATATCTCTCtatcattgttattattattattttattaatttgcaTAGTTTATAGGGACATGAAGCATTTTCACACGGTTTCAATGCCGGATCAGTACGGATTTGCAGGATGTGTCGGTTTTCTTTAGTTCCTTTTTAACTATTGAGTTTGAATTTCgcaaaaaagaaacataaagtTGTTTGGCCCTAATTTACTGGGGTTGTAATTGAGAATGTTTGTTAGGGTTTGTGGATCGGATCAGTATTTGGTTTAGACGATTGAGGTGAAGAATGGGTTGACCTAATTTTGAATTGCTGAGTTAGTAGCTTGTAGGTTGTCTGCAGGCTGTGTTTGATTCTCAGTTATCTAGAATGCTATTGTGCTGACTTTTAAGTGACAGTTGCTACTTTGTATGTTTTCTTATTTCCAATTTGATGGAATTTTCTTGTTTCATCTACACTTATTGCCTGTATCTGAAGTTTAGTGTTGATATTTTGTCCTTTCTCTTGGAGCTGTAATTGGTGCATCATGACTGGCCCTATGAATAACCATTTCTGGGTTTCATGGTTGTGGATTGCTCCTGTAGATCTTTAATGTAGCTGTATGATATATTGTATACTTCCCGTTACGTAAGCCCCCAAATTTTGTACCTAAGACATTTACAAGTTTTGATAAACGATACAAATTTGTTGCATGTTTATGCCATCGTtctgtttaaatattttttctgttCTTTGTTTGAGATTTCCCTTAACTGCTAGAATATGGATTTGTTTACATCTTTGTTGGGATGGAAAACTGTTTCTAATTACAAAATCCTGGttctttatttattcttattgcatcataagtttttttgttgaattttgttTCACTTTTATCCAGAATGCTTTTGCTAATCCTAATTATTCAGGCTAAGCGACACAATCACAGACAATAGAAGGTCAGTTGATGAGATGAAAAGTGAACATTTGGAGCTGCAATCCTGGGCTGATCTCCCTGCTGAACTCTTAGAACTAATCTTGTCCCGATTGATCCTTGCTGATAATATCCGTGCTTCTGCTGTTTGCAAGAGATGGCATTCTGTTGCTAGTGATGTCCGTGTAGTAAGCCAATCACCATGGCTTATGTATTTTCCAAAGTTTGGTGACTGTTATGAATTCTATGATCCTGTGCAGCGTAAGACCTACACCCTTGAGTTGCCAGAGTTGAATGGATCCAGAGTTTGTTATACAAAAGATGGTTGGTTGTTGCTATACCGGCCCCGAACTCACCGAGTATTCTTCTTCAATCCCTTTACTCGGGAGCTGATAAAACTGCCAAGATTTGAGATGACATACCAGATTGTTGCCTTCTCTTGTGCCCCAACATCACCTGACTGTGTTCTGTTTACTGTTAAGCATGTTAGTCCTACTGTTGTGGCTATTAGCACTTGTTATCCTGGGGCGACAGAATGGACCACTATTAATCACCCAAATCGCTTGCCCTTTGTCAGTAGCATTTGGAATAAACTTGTGTTTTGTAATGGgttattttattgtttgagCCTCACAGGTTGGCTTGGGGTGTTTGACCCGGTTGAATGTATTTGGAGTGTTCTAGCAGTACCTCCACCTAAATGCCCAGAGAATTTTTTTGCCAAAAACTGGTGGAAGGGGAAATTTATGACAGAGCACGGAGGAGATATATTAGTAATCTATACATGCTGTAGTGAGAACCCCATTATTTTCAAGTTAGATCAGACATTAATGAAATGGGAAGAGATGAGAACTCTAGATGGAGTAACTCTTTTTGCTAGTTTTTTGTCTTCTCATTCCAGGACCGACCTCATTGGAGTAATGAGGAACAATGTCTACTTCTCTAAAGTTCGTTTCTATGGGAAGCGTTGCATATCATTCTCTCTTGATGACTATAGATACTATCCCCGTAAACAGTGTCATGACTGGGGAGAACAAGATCCTTTTGAGAACATCTGGATTGAACCACCAAAGGACTTTTCGGCTTGCATGTGAAGAATTTTAGTGAACCAAGTAAGCATTTACAAAGTCAGTATTGTGTATAGAATGTTTTTCTACTTCATTTTATAACCCAAGACTTTGACTGTGTATAACTGTTGGATCTGTGCTTTTGTAGCTAGTATAATGAGACATTTATGGAGCAACTAAATTTTGcttactaatttaatttatgtatatttaaaattttccttaGTGCTCTTAATCTTCTTGATTGTTTATCAATGCTTTCCCGTAAAAGTTAATCCTGGCTGCATGCATTTTATCAGTGTTGAGTTATATGCAAATCTTAACTGGATTCCTGTGGTTACATCTCTTCTAATAGCATctccattttcaattttaaccaCTAAGATTTTACATTTTCTGTATCTTATCCATTGAATGGCTGTAAGCAAATTTGAAATGTTTATGCTTTAGTATTATGTGCCATATGGTATGATTACAGTCAAATGTGATTGATCATTGGCTATGGAAATGAGAAAGGATCAAAGTTACAGGTAAAACTGCAAAACATAATTGTATGCCTGCATGTATTTTAAGAGCACTTGTATAATGTTGGAATGGCAGAAGGAACCAAGTCAAGTAACATCTGTGCACACTGTATACTAgattttataattcatattttttactGTTTCAATAATGATtttacatatttcttttattgcaTTCACCTTCAAATTTTGTGAAACTTTTCTAAAAGTTGGGTAGTTAATATCGTCAAATTGTGAATTTTGTATTGCTTTGTTGCCTTCTCAGCTGGTTAGAGCCACCGTATAATTAAATTTGACTGGCTTAGACAACCTATTAGTAAGAGCACCAACTGGCAtccatatttttcttaattcagCTTGATGGTGGGATTATACATCTGCATTTCTAAAAATGTTAAGAACCTTGTCTAAGCAAGGGTCAGTGTGTGATGAAGTGGTCTGTGATGggaaattcagttgttgaaggGTTCTGTAGCAACTAGCAACCTCAtgattgattttctttcttgGGTGCTTAAACTGATTAGACCAATCTGTTGTTTGATTGATCAAATATATCTTGTTTTCAAATGAATATTAAAACTTTctgtttcaatattttattagattatagATTACTCCTCTATACCTTCTCATGTGTGGAGTTTTAGCTCTCCCTCTTTTTCTTTACTGTTTGTTCCTTCTGCTTGTGAGTGGTGGATCAACATTTCCTAACATGATGTCTATGTCTGTATGCAGCATTTTGATTCAACGTCAGTTCCCAATGCAGAACATGTGAATATTCAGAAGCATGCCCTGTTTGCAGGGTGCATGTAGGAGGCTAATGTATGTGTAAAACTGAAGTTACATGTGAAGGAAGGACCTCTGTGAGAGGGAAACAAAAGACTTGCCTCCTTGGTTACCAGCTTTGCAGATCCTGGAACATCAAGATTTTTGGGCTCAGCACAGCAGAAGACGTAGTTTATGCTAATCTAgtgatttattaattattattttgggcATCAGTAGTTTATAATATGTGAAGGAATGGACATCTCTAAGAGGGAAGCGAAAAAGACGTGCCCCCTTTTGTTCATTTCGTATCTGTTGATCTTTGACTATTATGAATTTTTGCCCCCAACACAGCAGTACTTATGCagaaaattagtttatattaataataaagacattttttagtttttggccATGATTCATAGTTTGTTTTTACTATGCTTATCAATATTAGTTTAGTTTGTCTACTAATTCAATTTTAGCTATATTTGTTAAGGGAAAGGAATCATATTGGTGAACTCTCAATGGATAACATTCATTATTAAACATGCAACTCTTAAAAATATCTTCTGGAAATTGAAGagtgatttttttaatctttattttcacaaaaaCTGTTTTTCCTTTTCAGGAAACTTGTGAATTTAACTTGAGttggtaattaaaatttaatgatgtGAAAAATAGTAATTACTTTTGTTAGCATATTTGCTGtattttagtttgaaaatatttttattgcttGAGGATAAAAATATCAGTCGATATTTTGTGTACTTGACacaaaatttatgtatgaaattttgatattttttatgattttcaaagtttaaaaaatttaatgtaattagtttaaaatagtatatctatttaatttttaaatttggaaagtaaaatatatcattttttagacaaattttaataaagtgttataattttaaaatttatttaaaaaatctgaGAAAAAGTTAttcttattgaatttaaaagtatatttgcaacaatttttattttcaaaatcaatacCCGTTTTTAAAATCTCATAATAAAtacctttttataaaaatataaattaaataaattcaaaagcaatttttgaaaatgtatttcaaaAAATTCAGTGGGAAATTTTTATTGGAACTATTCATAAgaatatttaactaaaaaagaaattataaacatttcaaaaattGTATGCtactaaaaaagttaaatatatttttagagcTCATAAATTGAATAAGTTTTGAACTCAGCcctataaaattttagttattgttTTCCGTTCTtataaaaaaggtaaattttaACTGTAGTCTCTAAattatttctttgattttaattagTCTAGAATTTGAAATCACTACTTCTATTagacaatatttatttttcataccTTAAAGAGTATTTCTAGACGctacatatatttttcatgcttCATTTAGAATGATTACATAAATTATGGTTTATACAGACACTTAATTAGTATCATTTAATAGTGATCAAAGATAGTGAATTTTTACTTTAGACGAACAAAAGTATGTTTTTTCATTGATCCAACAAAAGAAAACTCATTCTATAggaattaaaacatatttaggtggaaataattttcaattattttttgtaaataatgtaATATACATGACACTCGTGtacaaaaaaacaagaaaattcaCAACTAACAAACTGCTAATTACCTAATCCGTAAACCCTAAAGAAAGATTAGAATTAAATATCACAAACTTTCTTGAGTCAAGTCTTTTCCTTCACGAAGTATCCACAACTGAAATGGAGTATATAAAAGTGGTATCATTTCTCCCTTTTATATTTTGGAACGAATCATTAAAATCCTTGAATTGACTGCAGATAAATTATATTTCGAGAGATAAAATATTGCATACAGTCACAGATAACTTCGTTCtaaattctattttttctacCACGATGGTTAGATTTTTTCTACCACGATGGGTAGAATCACACACACATGCATGTATGAGAGAGAGATCACAAGGCATATTCATAAACTTTCGGGAATCTAGTAACATTTGTCATGTTTTTCAGATCACTGTTGCCTATTTAGGAATTTGAGAACCAAAAAGTgtaaaaaagagataaaattatACGTAAATGCCTTTACAAATATGTAGTACTGGTACAAAAATTGTAACAACTCCATTCACAACAATTAAAGCCTCGGGTGCATCTGCTGAGGGAGACAGAATAATATCAGTAAAATCCCGTTCATAAATTGTCCATCATGCATACATAAACGAAGGAAGTGCAAATCATTATAAgtatgaatttcaaaaaatatatatgaatcaAATTGTAATTTCATTTGGCTGGATCTTTTCTCCCCAATTTATCAAAACTAATTCAGAATTGATGGAGGTAGAGCACTAACGGAGTAGGAACAAACCTCAATTTCCTAGCTCCTTAAAGCCCATTTAGTAGGGATGATATCGGCCACGCCCACTATTGCTGTTATTATCATTACTACGTTTCCCACCACTTGAACTACCGCTGCCCCTCCTCCTATGTTGGGATTCCAGCACCGGGGCATGCTGTTGAAACCCTGGTTGTTGTCTATATGTACCACCATGGATAAAAGCAAAAATCTCAGATATAGATGTTGCCAATAGTAAATTGTTAATTACTCACTGCGGGAAAAACTTGAATGATGGATTGaatatctaaaattatataaatcatGATGACACTCACAATACATATCCAATCCTTCCATCAGGTAAAAGCATCGGCATCATTGTCATACCAGGAGGGGTTGGTCCAGGACCATACATTAGTGGCTGCATATTTAAGAACATCAACATTGGTTAGAAACATATTGAGACATACACGCACCAGTATCAGCAGTTTTGCTTA
This sequence is a window from Vigna angularis cultivar LongXiaoDou No.4 chromosome 2, ASM1680809v1, whole genome shotgun sequence. Protein-coding genes within it:
- the LOC108329320 gene encoding F-box/kelch-repeat protein At1g57790 isoform X1 produces the protein MSGKRKRKLKLLSDTITDNRRSVDEMKSEHLELQSWADLPAELLELILSRLILADNIRASAVCKRWHSVASDVRVVSQSPWLMYFPKFGDCYEFYDPVQRKTYTLELPELNGSRVCYTKDGWLLLYRPRTHRVFFFNPFTRELIKLPRFEMTYQIVAFSCAPTSPDCVLFTVKHVSPTVVAISTCYPGATEWTTINHPNRLPFVSSIWNKLVFCNGLFYCLSLTGWLGVFDPVECIWSVLAVPPPKCPENFFAKNWWKGKFMTEHGGDILVIYTCCSENPIIFKLDQTLMKWEEMRTLDGVTLFASFLSSHSRTDLIGVMRNNVYFSKVRFYGKRCISFSLDDYRYYPRKQCHDWGEQDPFENIWIEPPKDFSACM
- the LOC108329320 gene encoding F-box/kelch-repeat protein At1g57790 isoform X2; this translates as MKSEHLELQSWADLPAELLELILSRLILADNIRASAVCKRWHSVASDVRVVSQSPWLMYFPKFGDCYEFYDPVQRKTYTLELPELNGSRVCYTKDGWLLLYRPRTHRVFFFNPFTRELIKLPRFEMTYQIVAFSCAPTSPDCVLFTVKHVSPTVVAISTCYPGATEWTTINHPNRLPFVSSIWNKLVFCNGLFYCLSLTGWLGVFDPVECIWSVLAVPPPKCPENFFAKNWWKGKFMTEHGGDILVIYTCCSENPIIFKLDQTLMKWEEMRTLDGVTLFASFLSSHSRTDLIGVMRNNVYFSKVRFYGKRCISFSLDDYRYYPRKQCHDWGEQDPFENIWIEPPKDFSACM